The following are from one region of the Coffea eugenioides isolate CCC68of chromosome 2, Ceug_1.0, whole genome shotgun sequence genome:
- the LOC113764132 gene encoding uncharacterized protein LOC113764132 has translation MLEKIGLPPKPSLRGNIWVVDASHCQGCSAQFTFINRKHHCRRCGGLFCNSCTQQRMVLRGQGDSPVRICEPCKKLEEAARFEMRHGHKNRAGRGGSKHTAKDEDEVLGQILGNEGKPPMSSKSASTMDMLSSSQHPRSSASCSNIQEISSQDDRGDMHKSLSHDQPPDISSLLADATPEDLRQQAVEEKKKYRTLKAEGKPEEALRAFKRGKELEKQAGALEISIRKNRRKASSFNNSSELLSSKDDSKASSLDDKLPPQRSHAKDDLAAELRELGWSDLDMRDADKKPTTLSLEGELSTLLGEAPQRANTEKRTHGTDKSQVMAHKRKALELKRQGNLAEAKEELKRAKVLEKQIEEQELLGDDEDSDEEFAALMRSVNVDKNDDLSIGYNLDHGFDFGNLGDLGDDHGFDGNLEVTENDMDDPEMVASLQSLGWTEETTHFEESDCGIAPTHSETLLNEIQSLKKEALNQKKAGNNREALGLFRKAKLLEKELESSNSQGPKSIALNSVMVHESSPSQSVEEHVKLSHADAGNVNERTTFSRNIASKSKTMIQKELLDLKKRALALRREGKLDEAAEELKKGKVLAKQLEEMENVPRATPMSFSSKQAGDVMIHDDGDEGEVTDQDMNDPSYLSFLKTLGWKDDDTENLPSMSSKKDEAAAAHVNRFSDIQATSRFQDDVSKRSKSEIQRELLGLKRKSLALRRQGDGEGAEEVLKMAKVLEAQLAEIEAPVDKNILAESILQRENNLSDPSLKIDSQPIQLNSEEGPILNFGGTGLVTIERPEETISTNEKRKVSEVNSAQADVSSTDGNSLQQDILAHKRKALALKREGKLEEAKEELRQAKLLEKQREEIKSQPSTSSTDMPGSDISYVGKKDSNPSSGAKPLSSRERFKLQQESLNHKRQALKLRREGRTEEAEAEFELAKAIEAQLEESAAQDSMTSSANAAEAVDEVIVEDFLDPQLASALKAIGLNDVSSGSQGTENHESKKNLADTDNSNDERRELEERIKAEKVKALNFKRSGKQTEALDALRTAKLLEKKLNSLPAK, from the exons ATGTTAGAGAAGATCGGATTGCCTCCAAAGCCATCACTGAGAGGGAATATTTGGGTTGTTGACGCCTCACATTGCCAAGGATGTTCTGCACAGTTCACTTTCATCAATCGCAAG CATCACTGCCGCAGGTGTGGGGGTTTGTTCTGCAACAGCTGTACCCAGCAAAGAATGGTGTTGCGTGGACAAGGTGATTCACCTGTGCGCATATGTGAACCCTGCAAAAAGTTAGAAGAAGCAGCACGTTTTGAAATGCGACATGGGCACAAAAATAGAGCTGGAAGAG GTGGCTCAAAGCATACGGCTAAggatgaagatgaagttttGGGCCAAATTTTGGGCAATGAAGGGAAGCCACCAATGTCATCAAAATCAGCATCCACGATGGACATGCTTTCAAGTTCTCAACATCCAAGAAGTAGTGCATCATGTTCAAATATTCAAGAAATCTCCTCTCAGGATGACAGAGGAGACATGCATAAAAGCTTGTCCCATGATCAGCCTCCAGATATCTCAAGTTTGTTGGCTGATGCTACTCCTGAAGATTTACGTCAACAAGCTgttgaagaaaagaagaaatacagAACATTAAAAGCAGAAGGGAAACCTGAAGAAGCCTTAAGAGCTTTTAAAAGGGGGAAAGAGCTTGAAAAGCAGGCTGGGGCTTTGGAGATAAGTATAAGAAAGAACCGCAGAAAGGCCTCGTCTTTCAACAATAGTTCTGAACTTTTAAGCAGCAAAGATGATTCTAAGGCATCTTCTTTGGATGATAAGCTCCCTCCTCAAAGGAGTCATGCAAAGGATGATCTTGCTGCTGAACTTAGAGAACTGGGATGGTCAGATTTGGATATGCGTGATGCTGATAAAAAGCCAACAACACTGAGTTTGGAGGGTGAATTATCAACACTCCTTGGAGAGGCGCCCCAAAGAGCTAATACAGAAAAGAGAACCCATGGCACTGATAAATCTCAGGTCATGGCCCATAAGAGAAAGGCTCTTGAACTGAAGCGTCAAGGTAATCTTGCAGAAGCCAAAGAAGAGCTGAAGAGGGCAAAAGTTCTTGAAAAGCAGATTGAAGAGCAGGAATTGCTGGGAGATGATGAGGATTCTGATGAAGAGTTTGCTGCGCTGATGCGGAGTGTGAATGTtgacaaaaatgatgatttgtCAATTGGGTATAATCTGGATCATGGTTTTGATTTTGGTAATCTTGGGGATCTTGGTGATGATCATGGTTTTGATGGTAACCTTGAAGTCACGGAGAATGACATGGATGATCCCGAAATGGTTGCTTCATTACAATCATTAGGTTGGACTGAGGAGACCACTCATTTTGAGGAATCAGACTGTGGTATTGCACCTACTCATAGTGAAACTTTGTTGAATGAGATTCAATCTTTGAAGAAGGAAGCTCTTAATCAGAAAAAGGCAGGCAATAATAGAGAGGCGTTGGGATTGTTTAGGAAGGCAAAACTACTTGAAAAGGAGCTTGAGAGCTCTAATTCTCAAGGACCTAAGTCAATTGCCCTGAATTCTGTGATGGTTCATGAGAGTTCACCCTCCCAATCTGTGGAGGAACACGTGAAACTTAGCCATGCAGATGCTGGAAATGTCAATGAGAGGACTACTTTTAGCCGTAATATTGCGTCGAAGAGTAAAACAATGATCCAGAAAGAGCTTCTTGACCTGAAAAAGAGAGCTCTTGCTCTGAGAAGGGAAGGGAAGTTAGATGAGGCAGCAGAAGAATTGAAGAAAGGAAAGGTTCTTGCGAAACAGCTTGAAGAGATGGAAAATGTTCCCAGGGCAACACCCATGAGTTTTAGCAGTAAACAGGCTGGTGACGTGATGATCCATGATGATGGAGATGAAGGGGAAGTGACAGATCAAGACATGAATGatccttcttatctttcatttctAAAGACTTTGGGTTGGAAGGATGATGATACTGAAAATCTTCCATCCATGTCTTCAAAAAAGGATGAGGCTGCTGCTGCACATGTTAATAGATTTTCTGATATTCAAGCAACTTCTAGATTCCAAGATGATGTATCTAAAAGAAGTAAGAGTGAGATCCAGAGGGAGCTTTTAGGTTTGAAAAGAAAGTCTCTTGCTCTGAGACGTCAAGGAGATGGTGAAGGGGCTGAGGAAGTCCTAAAAATGGCGAAAGTGTTAGAGGCGCAATTGGCAGAGATTGAAGCACCAGTGGATAAAAATATTCTGGCTGAATCTATTTTGCAGAGAGAAAATAATTTAAGCGATCCCTCTCTGAAAATTGATAGTCAACCTATTCAGTTGAATTCAGAAGAGGGCCCAATTCTGAATTTTGGAGGCACAGGTTTGGTAACAATTGAGAGACCGGAGGAGACGATTAGCACAAATGAGAAGCGAAAAGTTTCAGAAGTAAACTCTGCTCAGGCTGATGTTTCTTCAACGGATGGAAATTCCCTTCAACAGGATATCCTGGCTCACAAGAGGAAGGCACTTGCCTTGAAAAGAGAAGGGAAGTTGGAGGAGGCCAAGGAGGAGCTAAGGCAGGCAAAGCTCTTAGAAAAACAGAGAGAAGAGATCAAGTCTCAGCCTAGTACAAGTTCTACTGATATGCCAGGTTCTGACATCTCATATGTTGGGAAAAAAGACTCAAATCCTAGTTCAGGTGCAAAACCATTGTCCAGCCGTGAACGCTTTAAATTGCAGCAGGAGTCGCTCAACCACAAGCGTCAGGCACTTAAGTTGCGAAGGGAAGGCAGAACAGAAGAAGCTGAAGCGGAATTTGAATTGGCAAAAGCTATTGAAGCCCAGTTAGAAGAATCTGCTGCACAAGATTCAATGACGTCTTCTGCAAATGCCGCGGAAGCAGTAGATGAAGTCATAGTTGAGGATTTTCTTGATCCTCAGCTTGCGTCTGCCTTGAAGGCAATTGGACTAAATGATGTGAGCTCTGGATCCCAGGGCACTGAAAACCACGAGTCCAAAAAAAACCTTGCTGACACTGACAACTCTAATGATGAGAGAAGGGAGTTGGAAGAACGCATCAAGGCAGAGAAGGTAAAGGCACTAAACTTTAAACGTTCGGGGAAGCAAACTGAGGCCTTGGATGCTCTACGTACGGCCAAACTTCTTGAAAAGAAGTTGAATTCTTTACCTGCAAAATAA
- the LOC113763536 gene encoding (3S,6E)-nerolidol synthase 1 yields the protein MAINCTILASSYYRTTRTIGAPIREVKPALVACSASRQRLNVSQSLNSAFNPLIYHEDLVNDELYARRTQKMMDVRHMLKTGGEDRLKDLRLVDAIQRLGIDHHFQEEIEALIWRQHVSAKCCFDQSEGLHEVSLCFRLLRQEGYYVPPDVFNNFKDEKGKFMASSGKDNIRALMELYEAAQLSIEGEDILDDAAEFSSQLLNALLKYLDEDNAALVKNTLKHPYRKSMYKFKANNFMGSEVEGINGWENCLLELSYADFYMAQGIHRQELLQITKWWKDLGLARELKQARDQPLKWYTWPMAMLNDLRLSDERVELTKSISFIYIIDDIFDLYGKPEELTLFAEAVNRWDLAAVDQLPDYMKKCFRALYDTTNEAGIKIHKKHGFNPTKFLRKTWASLCNAFLVESRWFRSGSRDQPMADEYLKNGKVSSGVHVVLVHVFFLLGFGATNEGPIDLSDASAIISSVAAILRLWDDLGSAKDEDQNGHDGSYIDYYMKEHQGVTLEIAREHVFKQISEEWKRLNKECLRLNRFSSSFQRASLNLARMVPLMYSYDDNQRLLDLDEYVKSMLYD from the exons ATGGCAATAAATTGTACCATTTTAGCTTCTTCGTATTATCGGACCACTAGAACGATTGGTGCCCCAATTAGAGAGGTTAAACCGGCTCTAGTTGCATGTAGTGCAAGCAGACAAAGATTGAATGTCAGCCAAAGTCTTAATTCAGCTTTTAACCCCTTAATATACCACGAAGATCTCGTTAAT GATGAATTGTACGCGAGACGTACACAGAAAATGATGGATGTGAGGCACATGCTCAAAACAGGAGGAGAAGATCGCTTGAAGGATTTAAGGCTGGTTGATGCAATTCAAAGGCTAGGCATCGATCACCACTTCCAAGAGGAAATTGAAGCACTGATTTGGAGGCAGCATGTGTCAGCTAAATGTTGCTTCGATCAATCTGAAGGTCTTCATGAAGTTTCACTCTGTTTCAGGCTATTGAGACAAGAAGGTTACTATGTGCCTCCAG ATGTGTTTAACAATTTCAAGGATGAGAAAGGAAAGTTCATGGCGAGTAGTGGAAAAGATAATATAAGGGCGTTGATGGAATTGTATGAAGCAGCTCAGCTTAGTATAGAAGGCGAAGATATACTTGATGATGCTGCGGAGTTTAGTAGCCAGCTCCTTAATGCATTGCTGAAATACCTTGATGAAGATAACGCTGCACTTGTGAAAAATACCCTGAAGCATCCTTACCGCAAAAGCATGTATAAATTTAAGGCAAATAACTTCATGGGATCAGAAGTTGAAGGTATAAATGGATGGGAGAATTGCTTGCTCGAGCTATCATATGCTGATTTTTACATGGCACAAGGAATTCATAGACAAGAGTTGCTGCAAATCACCAA ATGGTGGAAGGATCTTGGCCTGGCCAGGGAATTGAAGCAAGCCAGGGACCAACCACTGAAATGGTACACATGGCCCATGGCTATGCTCAATGATCTCCGCTTATCTGATGAAAGAGTCGAGCTAACGAAATCCATCTCTTTCATATACATCATCGACGACATCTTTGATCTCTATGGGAAGCCTGAGGAGCTAACTCTCTTCGCAGAAGCAGTCAATAG ATGGGATTTGGCTGCAGTTGACCAATTGCCAGATTACATGAAGAAGTGTTTTAGGGCACTTTATGATACCACAAACGAGGCAGGAATTAAGATCCATAAGAAACATGGCTTCAACCCTACTAAATTCCTAAGGAAGACG TGGGCTAGCTTGTGCAATGCATTTCTTGTGGAATCAAGATGGTTTCGTTCAGGCTCCAGAGACCAGCCGATGGCAGATGAATAcctgaaaaatggaaaagtaaGCTCAGGAGTGCATGTGGTGTTAGTGCACGTATTTTTCCTCTTAGGATTTGGGGCAACAAACGAGGGCCCAATTGACTTGAGTGATGCATCTGCCATAATTTCTTCTGTAGCAGCAATACTACGCCTTTGGGACGACTTGGGAAGTGCCAAG GATGAGGATCAAAATGGCCATGATGGCTCCTACATTGATTACTACATGAAAGAACACCAAGGAGTTACGTTAGAAATTGCTAGAGAGCACGTTTTCAAGCAAATTTCTGAAGAATGGAAGCGACTTAACAAGGAATGTCTTCGTCTAAACCGGTTTTCGTCGTCTTTCCAAAGGGCTTCCCTTAATCTCGCGAGAATGGTCCCTCTCATGTACAGCTACGATGATAATCAACGCCTTCTTGATCTGGATGAGTACGTCAAGTCCATGCTTTACGACTGA
- the LOC113756388 gene encoding pentatricopeptide repeat-containing protein At3g13160, mitochondrial-like: protein MSSTNINRLRSLFSRIPSPTSFGRKLTTPQTPTNTKLTPKAETPVPISSQDKKINSLVNKFKKSTDNPIFRRYHHEHYEATVRRLADGRHFSAIKDILEHQKKYPDIRDEMFAVRLISLYGRAKMLDEAQKLFDEMTSLNCERTLRSFNALLEACVHSKNFDKVRELFKELPEKLPLKPDVVSYNIVVGALCHLGSPDSAVALMDEMERNHVKPNAVTFNTLLDAFNKKNRVEEAERLWGLMEKKNVTPNAGSYNSRLHGLVVDGRILDAVLLIEEMSKKGVKMNIFCYNAVMKGFVGAGNVNEAKVWYKKMAANELRLRPNWATYSMLIPFACDKDDFDYAFELCADAIRKKRTVDIFVVQRVIDGLVARSKNDEAEILREMANFKQSLVY, encoded by the coding sequence ATGTCTTCCACCAACATCAACCGTCTCCGCAGCCTGTTCTCCAGAATCCCTTCTCCCACCTCATTTGGCCGTAAACTGACCACCCCTCAAACCCCCACCAACACTAAACTGACCCCTAAAGCTGAAACCCCAGTTCCCATTTCCTCTCAAGACAAAAAAATCAATTCATTGGTGAACAAATTCAAGAAATCCACTGACAATCCCATATTCCGTCGATACCACCACGAACATTATGAAGCCACTGTCCGCCGCCTTGCTGACGGCAGACATTTCTCCGCTATCAAAGATATCCTTGAGCACCAAAAGAAGTACCCTGACATCAGGGATGAAATGTTTGCAGTCCGCCTCATCAGTCTTTACGGAAGAGCCAAAATGCTTGATGAGGCCCAGAAGCTGTTCGATGAAATGACTAGCTTGAATTGTGAACGGACGCTTCGTTCGTTCAATGCCCTTTTGGAGGCTTGCGTTCATTCCAAGAATTTTGATAAAGTCAGGGAATTGTTCAAGGAATTACCTGAGAAATTGCCCTTGAAACCTGACGTTGTTTCGTATAATATTGTTGTTGGAGCTTTATGTCATTTGGGTTCTCCTGATTCTGCGGTGGCGCTGATGGATGAGATGGAAAGAAATCATGTCAAGCCTAATGCAGTAACTTTCAACACGCTTTTAGATGCATTTAATAAGAAGAACAGGGTTGAGGAGGCAGAAAGGTTGTGGGGTTTGATGGAGAAGAAAAATGTGACGCCTAATGCTGGGAGTTATAACTCAAGATTGCATGGTTTGGTTGTCGATGGTCGAATTCTAGATGCTGTTCTCTTGATTGAGGAAATGAGCAAAAAGGGGGTGAAGATGAATATTTTTTGTTACAATGCTGTGATGAAAGGGTTTGTTGGTGCTGGAAACGTAAACGAGGCTAAAGTTTGGTATAAGAAGATGGCGGCAAATGAACTTAGACTTCGTCCGAACTGGGCAACATACAGCATGCTTATTCCATTTGCTTGTGACAAGGATGATTTTGATTATGCATTTGAGTTGTGCGCCGATGCAATAAGAAAGAAGCGAACGGTTGATATATTCGTAGTTCAGAGGGTCATTGATGGATTAGTCGCGAGATCAAAGAATGATGAAGCAGAAATCCTCAGGGAGATGGCAAATTTCAAACAGTCACTTGTATATTAG
- the LOC113762691 gene encoding pentatricopeptide repeat-containing protein At1g55890, mitochondrial-like, whose translation MSSTAFNRLRGLFSKSPSPIITTIKANRAAEIRAPISSKDKKILSSVKKFKETTDNPRFRRYHHYYEATVLRLAREQHFSAIRDILEHQKKYPDIMDQKFAVRLICLYGKAKMADDAQKLFDELPSLNCERTVVSFNALLGACVNSKNFNKVTELFKELPEKLSIEPDIVSYNTVIKALCDVRSVDSAIVVMNEMESSNIQPDVVTFNTLLDAFYKNNRIEEVEKLWCLMEKKNVLANVRTYNSRLRGLVADNRVSDAAELIKEMGKKGVKPDNYSFNALMKGFVDVGNLEEAKVWYKKMMRNGCGPDRATFGMLIPFACDKDDFDYAFELCNDAVKAKQSVYNSVVQRVADGLVERSKNNEAQKLMKMAKLK comes from the coding sequence ATGTCTTCCACCGCCTTCAACCGTCTTCGCGGCTTATTCTCCAAATCACCCTCTCCCATCATCACCACCATCAAGGCTAATCGAGCTGCTGAAATCCGGGCTCCCATTTCCTCCAAGGACAAAAAGATCTTATCCTCAGTGAAAAAATTCAAGGAAACCACGGACAATCCCAGATTCCGCCGATACCACCACTACTATGAAGCCACTGTCCTCCGCCTTGCCAGAGAGCAACATTTCTCCGCTATCCGGGATATCCTCGAACACCAAAAGAAGTACCCTGATATCATGGATCAGAAGTTTGCAGTCCGCCTGATTTGTCTATATGGTAAGGCCAAAATGGCTGACGATGCCCAGAAGctgtttgatgaattgcctagcttgaattgtgaaCGGACTGTTGTTTCCTTCAATGCCCTTTTGGGGGCTTGCGTGAATTCGAAGAATTTCAATAAAGTCACTGAGTTGTTTAAGGAATTACCCGAGAAATTGTCGATAGAACCTGATATTGTTTCATATAATACGGTTATTAAAGCCTTGTGTGACGTGCGTTCTGTAGATTCTGCCATTGTTGTGATGAATGAGATGGAGAGCAGTAATATTCAGCCTGATGTAGTCACTTTCAACACTCTTTTAGATGCATTTTATAAGAACAACAGGATTGAAGAGGTAGAAAAGTTGTGGTGTTTGATGGAGAAGAAAAATGTGTTGGCTAACGTTAGGACTTATAACTCAAGATTGCGGGGTTTGGTTGCTGATAATCGAGTTTCAGATGCCGCCGAGTTGATCAAGGAAATGGGGAAAAAGGGGGTGAAACCTGATAATTATAGTTTCAATGCTCTGATGAAAGGGTTTGTTGATGTTGGGAATCTTGAAGAGGCTAAGGTTTGGTATAAGAAGATGATGAGGAATGGATGCGGTCCAGACAGGGCAACTTTTGGCATGCTTATTCCATTTGCTTGTGACAAGGATGATTTTGATTATGCATTCGAGTTGTGCAACGACGCGGTAAAAGCAAAGCAATCTGTTTATAATTCCGTAGTCCAGAGGGTCGCTGATGGGTTAGTTGAGAGATCCAAGAACAATGAAGCACAAAAGCTAATGAAGATGGCTAAATTGAAATAA
- the LOC113761940 gene encoding pentatricopeptide repeat-containing protein At3g13160, mitochondrial-like encodes MSFPFCLLRRVYSTAVANPSSASVKAISEDLFKERNLKRLVEKFKQHSNSDRFRTKIGVYENTVRRLASAKHYKWIEEILEYQKQFKIDLSKEGFSVRLMCLYGKSGMFEHAQKVFDAMPEWNCERTVRSVNALLGACVNSGKFDEIDGLFKELPEKLKVKPDTVSYNTVIKGLSEMGALDKSISMVDEMEKNGLKPDLITFNTILDALYSNSKFDDGEKMWSRMVSNNVVPDIRTYNARLTGLVSQGRIVEAVDLFGQLGIKEIKVDVFSYCALLNGYCKEGNLEEVKRWYRELVANECVPNKVVYWTVVSFACEKGDYDWAFQLCQDIFKRKCIVGIILLQRVVDGLVKESKIAKAKQVVQMGKSNGFKQYMLKLPSEE; translated from the coding sequence ATGTCGTTCCCCTTCTGCCTCCTCCGCCGTGTTTACTCCACTGCTGTGGCCAACCCCTCAAGTGCCTCCGTCAAGGCCATCTCTGAAGATCTGTTCAAAGAGCGTAACCTCAAAAGACTCGTGGAAAAGTTCAAGCAACACTCCAACTCGGACCGCTTTCGGACGAAAATCGGCGTCTATGAGAACACAGTTCGACGCTTGGCCTCTGCCAAACACTACAAGTGGATCGAAGAGATTCTGGAGTACCAGAAACAGTTCAAGATCGACCTCTCTAAAGAAGGGTTTTCGGTTCGGCTTATGTGTTTGTATGGGAAATCGGGCATGTTTGAGCATGCCCAGAAGGTGTTCGACGCAATGCCTGAATGGAATTGCGAAAGAACTGTGAGATCCGTGAATGCCCTTTTGGGAGCTTGTGTTAATTCGGGAAAGTTTGATGAAATTGATGGGTTGTTTAAGGAGTTACCAGAGAAGTTGAAAGTTAAGCCGGACACGGTTTCATATAATACAGTGATCAAAGGGTTGTCTGAGATGGGTGCGCTGGATAAGAGCATTTCGATGGTTGATGAGATGGAAAAGAATGGGTTAAAGCCTGACTTGATTACCTTTAACacgattcttgatgcattgtaCTCAAACAGTAAGTTTGATGATGGTGAAAAAATGTGGAGTCGAATGGTGTCAAATAATGTGGTTCCAGATATTAGGACATACAATGCACGGCTTACTGGGTTGGTTAGTCAGGGTAGGATTGTAGAGGCCGTTGACTTGTTTGGCCAATTAGGAATTAAGGAAATAAAGGTAGATGTTTTTAGCTATTGTGCCTTGCTTAACGGTTACTGTAAAGAAGGCAATTTAGAGGAGGTGAAGAGGTGGTACAGGGAGCTCGTTGCTAATGAGTGTGTTCCAAATAAAGTAGTATACTGGACTGTCGTTTCATTTGCTTGTGAGAAGGGTGACTATGATTGGGCTTTTCAGCTTTGCCAGGATATTTTCAAGAGGAAGTGTATTGTTGGCATAATCTTGTTGCAGAGAGTTGTGGACGGTTTGGTAAAGGAATCAAAGATAGCTAAGGCTAAGCAGGTTGTGCAAATGGGAAAGTCGAATGGTTTCAAGCAATACATGCTGAAATTGCCATCAGAGGAGTAG